A window of the Tenebrio molitor chromosome 1, icTenMoli1.1, whole genome shotgun sequence genome harbors these coding sequences:
- the LOC138141628 gene encoding uncharacterized protein: MKSLFVLLLLIVVVSVVHGKRKCYSCIKDCSEDNFVEMECEMNYCVSFIGGTDSTAASVKGCTENQNFCGGLENEGKCYTCDEDFCNKKDDDDDDDDDEDNDDDDE; encoded by the exons ATGAAATCTCTTTTCGTCCTTCTGCTGCTGATCGTTGTTGTTTCCG TTGTTCAcggaaaaagaaaatgttataGTTGTATCAAGGATTGCAGTGAGGATAATTTCGTGGAGATGGAGTGCGAAATGAACTACTGCGTTAGTTTTATTGGTGGTACtg ATTCAACCGCAGCGAGCGTTAAAGGGTGCACCGAGAACCAAAATTTCTGCGGGGGCCTCGAAAACGAGGGCAAATGTTACACTTGTGACGAGGatttttgtaacaaaaaagacgacgacgacgacgacgacgacgacgaagaTAACGATGACGACGACGAATAA